Genomic DNA from Nitrospira sp.:
GTGACAGCAAAACCCCCTATCTGCTCGAGCGTCGTATCGGCCATCGCGTGGCGCAGGCCTGCCGACTCCGCGGACTGCTCCTGCGGCCGCTCGGCAACGTCATCGCGCTGGTCCCTCCCCTATCCATGTCGCCTCGTGAGCTCACGAAGATGGTAGCAATTTTGCACAGTGCCATCCGTGAAACAACCGAACCTCTCCCGGCGTCACCGTAGAACCACGTGTCATTGCCGCTGATTTCCGTCCATGAGCGACCGGCTTATGCTGTTCAGGCTGGAACAGTCCTCTGACATTTTTGCACAGTACCGTCGCCGCCCTGGAGGCTGAATATCGAGTGCTAGACTTGATGGCATGCTGTGTGACGCGATGGCTCCGGCGAGCCTTTTGCCATGATGTCCGGTCGGATACTCGGGGCGTTGCTCCTGCTCCTGACCCTCCCGTTGACGGTGCTGGCGGAAGATCCTCAACAGTCAGACCTCCTGCTCCAGCGCATCCAATTCAGCGATACCGCGCGTGTCGCCGGAAGCGCAGGTATTCCGTTTTCGATCGCATCGCCGGTGTTGCATACGTCGTTTCAGGCGACGTCCTTTGCGCCGCAGACGACCTCGACCAGGCTGAAAGATCTCGTTCCCGATTCCGAACGGCCGCAGACCAAAGGCATCGGCGCCAGTTCGACGTGGATGAAGGGACAGCTGACCGCAGAAGGCGAAGTGGCAAACAATGCGACCAACGATGCCGGCCTCACTTCGCGCATCGATCAACGTGATGATGGGGCCAAACGCATGGTCCGCATGGCGCTGACCGGCACCAACGGGCCGGTACGATACGGCATCAACTATCGATCGGCCGGCAAGGCCTTTTTTAACTCACCGGATCAGACCGTGCGGGAAATGTGGGCGGAATGGGGGCTGGGAATTGCGAAGCTGCGCAGTTCATCGGGCCAGACCTGGAACAATGTGGACTTGGACCCAAGCCGGCCGCGGATTCAGCAGAACGTCAACCGGATCGGAATTGCCTTGGTCAAGCCGGCCTGGCCGGAACTCAGTCTGACCTATGCACGGAGCGAGCTGGCGAGCAGTTTCACGCCTGCCAGCACGAGTCAGCAACGCAGTCAAAGTCACAGCATGGAAGCCGCGCTGGCCTATACTGGGTTGGCTTGGAATGCCCGACTCTCATCGAGCTACATTCTGACCAACGACGACATGCGGGGTGGCGCAGAATCGACGACGTTGGCTCAAACCCTGGTGGCCATCTACCGTCCCATCAACACGCTGACCCTCGCTCCTACCCTCAGCTATCGAATGGAAACGCAAAGTTGGTCGGGCGCGAGGATCCAGACCCCGATGGCCTCGGTGTCGCTGCTCTACAAACAAAGCCAGCGGTTGCTGGTCAGTGCCGCAGGCGGATACACGAGCACGAAGTCAAACGATGGATTGATCGGCACGGAAAGTATCGTGGGGCGAGGGATGTGCGCGTTTAGCCTGAATCCGATTTACGGCCACCCTACGACGCTCTCGCTGGAAGCGTCCTACACCAACACGACCAACCGGACGGTGGCAGGCGTGGATACCGAAGACCTCTCAGGTCTGGTCCGGTTACTCGTTGCGGCGCTCTAGCCAGACGCCCACAACGGCTAGGCACCTTCCATTGGCGAGTCCCCCTCCGCGAGATGACTCAACGACGACGGGCTGAGTAGAATGCGCTCCCCCGTCGTCACGCCCTCGCGAATGATCACTTGGTTGTCGGCAATGCTGTCGATCGTGATGGCACGATCTTCCAAGCGGCCATTCTCGTTCTGCACGACGATCCACTGTTTCCCGCTGCGTTCCAACACCGCCTGTTTGGGAATGACGATCTTAGGCCGGATGGTATTGCCCGCGAGGATCAATCGAGCGAACATCTCCGGTTTCAATCGCCGGTCCTTGTTCGGGACGGTCGCACGGATCTTGATGGTTCTGGTCGCCGGGTCGACGACATCGCCAATGACGGCGATCTTCGCGGGAAATTCGATGCCGGGGTAGGCCTCGACTGTCATTACCGTCACCGCTCCGACCCGGATTCCCGAGAGATCATGCTCGTAGACATCCGCCACCACCTGCAATCGATCAAGATTCGCCACCGTGAACAACGGCGTGTCTGTCCCCGCCCCGACGATTTGTCCCGGCGTCACGGCGCGTTCCACGACCGTGCCCGTCAGCGGACTCCGTAACTCGAAGCGGGAAGTAATTTGTTGCTGTGCCAGGGGCTTGCTCAGTTCGGCGGCGGGCACCCGCAGCGACAGCAGCCGCTCCTTCGCTTGCTTGAATTCAGCCCGTTCGCGATTCAGGTCGTTTTCCGCATGTTCGAGATCTTTGCGGGACATCGCTTGAGCGTCATACAGATCTTTCGTCAATTCAAAGTTCCGCTCGGCGAGTCCTAACTCCGAAATCTCTGCCACATACGCGGCATAGGCTCGTGCAATGTCGGCGGCATCGATCACCATCAGCACGTCCCCGGCTTTGACGGCCTGGCCGAGTTTGACCCGCACATCGAGGACCGGTCCCTGGAGGGGAGAGGATATTTTGGAATAGCCATCTTCTGAATAGGTGACGCGGGCCGGCAGGGTCAGGGCCGGGAGCGAAGACGAGGCGTCAACGAGCATGGTTTCGAGGTCAAGTTGGCGGTGGGCTGCGGCGGGCGGCGTTACGGGTTTCACCGACGGAGCTGGCGCGTCCGGTTGGGTGCAGGCTGCAAGGGCGAGCCCCGCGAGGAGCGTCGGCAGATGGCGCAAGGGTCGTGTCATGACACTCCGTGATCCTGTTTGTCTGTATCGGTCATTTGCTTGTCGGAACAAAGCGACTCCACCCGCCTATTCGGCCCGGGCCATATCGAAACGTCCTGCCACTCAGGGATGTGATGCTGATGCTCCCCTAAGGGTTGAAGGTTACGCAGAGATGCCAGCCCCGTCACCCTGTAGGAATGTGGGAGGGCTGTGTCAGACCGAGGGCGCTGCGAGACCCTGATCTGACCGCTTAACTTATTAAAACATCAGCAAGTTTGGCCTGTCAATTGAGGAGAAGCAGCGGGTGAAACTCAGACTGCCGATGGGGGGTATGAGACGACTGGCATGGCCTAACAGAGTTCTATGCGCGTCCCTCGGGACACATTCAACCGGTCGGACGCACGGCCTTCTTTCAGGAACACTTCCACATATCCGTTACTGTTGATGAGGGCTTGGGGGCTATCGGGTGATCCCTCCGCATAGGTCCGGACCAGTCCGTCGATGGTCATGCCGCCGATTCGTATCAGCGGTTCGGAACGTTTGGACGCGCCTCGAACTTCACGAATGTGATACGCGGTGAGATTGGAAATGATGTTTCCGAACCGGTCGATGTACGTAATCTCACCTGCCATCACATGTTTATCCCAACCCGGATCGCTCAACGGCAGGCGTTCGTAATTCGGGACGAGCCGCCCGAATGAGCCAAGTGGTTGCCCCTTGGACAACCAGGCTGCTGCGGGCGCGAACAAGTCCCGACCATCAAAGGTGGCGCCATCGGAGTCCAGACGGTACTGCCGGTTTTCAATGTGCCGTACCTCGACGCTGCTTTCCTCCTGACAGACATGAGTCAAAATTCCGTTGTCGGGCCCGAGAAAACGGTATCGCGACGAGGACACGAGCAGCGGCCGTCGCGTGGTGCCGACGCCCGGGTCGACGACTGCGACATGGATCGTGCCCTCAGGAAAATAACGATAGCAGGATTTCAGCAGGTACGCGGCATCCGCGACATCATGCGGCGTGACGTGATGGGTCACATCCACGATCTGCGCCTGCGGGTTGATGTTGAGGATCACGCCCTTCATGCTCGCCACGAAGTAGTCGCGGTCGCCAAAATCCGTCAACAGTGTGATGAGGGGAATGGTCACCGGCATGACTCACGGAAGACCGGGATTCGGACGGGACGCGCCGCCGCCGAAGCGGCGCCTGATGTAGTGCGTTGTGGCATCGTGGCTAGATTTCCTCGAAGCGAATTTCCATGACTTCGTACTCGACGACTTTAGCCGGAGTCGTCACTTCCACCATATCCCCGACTCGTTTACCGATCAGGGCCCGGCCGACAGGCGACTGCACTGAAATTTTGGAAAACTTCAGGTCCGCCTCATCCTGACCCACGAGGGTATATTGTTTCTTTGCCTGCGCCTCCTGTTCGATCAAGACCACGGTGGCGCCGAAGACCACAGTCTCACTGGTTCGACCGGCGATATCGATAATCCGGCAGTCGGCCAGCTTGCCCTTTAGCTCGGCCAAGCGTGCCTCGATGAATCCTTGGCGTTCTTTCGCGGCATCGTATTCGGCGTTTTCGCTCAGATCGCCGTGCGCGCGGGCCTCTGCGATCGCTTCGATGACCCGCGGCCGCTCCACCTTGTGCAGCCGGTCCAGCTCGGCCTTCAGCGCTTCATATCCTTTTCTCGTGATCGGTGTCGGCATATCTTTCCCCCGATGACCATTGAAACCGGTGCCTGAACTGCAAGTCTGTTTCCCGACTTGCACTCAGGCTGGACCTCATTCTGCCGGAGGCCGTTCCGGTGCCTCTTAACGCGCCCCTGCGGGGCCGCGTTCTGCCTAGTTGATCCGGTGATACTCCTGCAAGGCTCGAATGGCAAGCCCCTTTTTGAGCAACGCTTCGATTCCCATGACGGCAGCCAGGGCGCCGCGCATCGTCGTATAGTACGGCACGCCTTTATGCAAGGCCTCGCGCCGGATGGAAAGCGAGTCGGTTTGCGCGGACGCCGTGCGTACGGTATTGACGACCAGGGCCACCTCACCGTTCTTGATATGGTCGACGATATGGGGCCGCCCCTCTTGCACCTTGTTCACGACATCCACCTGCATGCCCTGCTCGGTCAGATACGCGGCGGTTCCCGAGGTGGCGGTGATCCGGAAACCCAGCGCGACGAGCCGTTGTGCGACGTCGCAGGCCCCGGCGCGGTCTTCACTTTTGACGCTGAGAAACGCGGTGCCGGATGTGGGCAGGATGGCGCCGGCGCCGGCCTGTGACTTGACGAACGCCCAGCCGAAGTCGCTGTCGATGCCCATGACCTCTCCAGTGGACTTCATCTCCGGACCGAGGAGGACGTCGACCCCGGCGAACTTCGTGAACGGAAATACCGCTTCCTTGACCGAGAGATGCGCCGGGGTCGGCGCAGTCGTGAAATTCAATTGTTGGAGAGACTTGCCCACCATGACTTTCATCGCGAGTTTAGCCAGCGGAACGCCGATGGCCTTGCTGACGAACGGCACGGTGCGCGAGCCGCGCGGATTGACCTCCAAGACGTAGATGGTCTGGTCCTTGACGGCGAACTGTGCGTTCATGAGGCCGATCACACCGAGCTCCAAGGCCAGCGCCGTCATCTGCCGGCGAATTTCCTCGATCGTCGCGGAATCGAGCGTGTAGGGCGGCAAGGAGCAAGCCGAATCACCCGAGTGCACCCCCGCCTCCTCGATATGTTCCATGATGCCTGCGACGACCACGGTCTTGCCGTCGGAAATGGCGTCGGCATCGACTTCGATGGCGTCGCGTAAATACTTATCGATCAACACCGGATGTTGCGCCGAGGCCTTGACCGCGGAGTTCATGTACTGAAGCAAGCCGGCTTCGTCGTAGACGATCTGCATCGAGCGACCGCCGAGGACGTACGAAGGCCGCACCATCACCGGATAGGTAATGGCGGCGGCGATCTTCAACGCCTCATCGACGGAATGCGCCATGCCGCTTTCCGCCTGGCGCAAACCGAGCTTGTCGAGCAGCTCGCGGAAGCGCGCGCGATCTTCCGCGCGATCGATGGCATCCGGGCTGGTCCCTAAAATGTTGACGCCTGCGCGAGACAGGGAGAGGGCAAGCTTCAACGGCGTCTGTCCGCCGAATTGCAGCACCACGCCCATGGGCTGCTCGCGCTCCACGATATTCAGGACATCCTCTTCCGTGAGCGGCTCGAAGTAGAGCCGGTCGGAGGTGTCGTAATCCGTGCTGACCGTTTCAGGGTTGCAATTGACCATGATAGTTTCGATCTGTTCCTCGCGCAACGCCATGGCGGCATGGACGCAGCAATAGTCGAACTCAATCCCCTGCCCGATCCGGTTTGGCCCGCCGCCGAGGATCACCACCTTTTTCTTGTGAGTCGGCCTGGCCTCGCATTCCTGCTCATAGGTCGAGTAGAGGTACGGTGTGTGCGCTTCGAACTCCGCCGCGCAGGTATCCACACGTTTGTACGTCACGCTGCGTGGCGAGGCGCCTTTGCCCAAGGCCGCTCGCCAGCCTCGGACGGTGTTCTGTGAGACGCCGAGGAGTTGTGCCAGCCGTTCGTCGGCGAACCCCAACTGTTTGGCTGCTAACAGAAGCTCCCGCCGGAGTCCGGCTGCGCCAAGGTTCGCGCGCTCGGCGACGAGCTTCTGCTCAAACTCGATGATCTCCCGAATTTGATCAAGGAACCAGGGATCGATCTTGGTCAGGGCAAACAACTCCTGATTCGGCATGCCGAGCCGCATGCCGTCGGCCAGGCGCCACAGCCGATCCGGGAGTGGTGTGCGCACGGCCTTGCGGACCTGCTCCGCCGCTTCTTCCCGATCGAGCGACGGCGGCACCCCGAGATCCAACCCCATCTTGGAACTGAAACCGAACTGATCCACCTCCATCGACCGGATCGCCTTCTGCAGCGATTCCTTGAACGTGCGGCCGATCGCCATGACTTCGCCGACTGATTTCATTTGCGTCGTCAGGGTCGGATCGGCGCCGGGAAATTTCTGAAACGCGAAGCGCGGAATTTTCACCACGACGTAATCAATCGTCGGCTCGAAGGACGCCTTCGTGACTCCCGTGATGTCGTTCGTAATCTCATCCAGTGTATAGCCGACGGCCAGCTTGGCGGCGATTTTCGCGATGGGAAAGCCGGTCGCTTTCGAGGCCAGGGCCGAACTGCGGGAGACGCGCGGGTTCATTTCGATGACGACCATCTCGCCATTGGCCGGGTTCATGCCGAACTGAATGTTCGACCCGCCGGTATCGACGCCGATCTCCCGGATGATGCGCACCGCCGCGTCGCGCATCAGTTGATATTCCTTATCGGTGAGGGTCAGCGCCGGTGCCACGGTGATGCTGTCGCCGGTGTGCACCCCCATGGGGTCGAGATTCTCGATCGGGCAGATGATGACCACATTGTCTTTCAGGTCACGCATCACTTCGAGTTCGAATTCTTTCCAGCCGATGACGGACTGTTCGATGAGTACCTGGCGGACCGGGCTCATGGACAGGCCCCACTCCACCTGCGTGCGGAATTCCTCGATGTTGTAGGCGATGTTGCCTCCGGTTCCGCCCATCGTAAACGAGGGACGGACGATCGCCGGGAAACGAATTCGTTCCAGCTCGCGTTCGGCTTCCGCGAGCGAGGTGGCGACGCCGCTGTCCGGCACGCGTAGGCCGATTTTCCACATGGCTTGGCGGAACGCATCGCGGTCTTCAGCCTTGTGAATGGCCTCGATCGACGCGCCGATGAGCTTCACCCCGAATTTTTCCAGCACGCCACGCTTCGCCAATCCGATCGCCGTATTCAAGGCGGTCTGGCCGCCCATAGTCGGCAGGAGCGCGTCGGGCCGCTCGCACTCGATGACTTTTTCGACCGCGTCGAGGGTGATTGGTTCAATGTAAGTCCGGTCGGCGAAATCCGGGTCCGTCATGATCGTGGCAGGATTGCTGTTGATCAGGATGACGCGGTAGCCCTCTTCCTTGAGGGCTTTGCAGGCCTGCGTGCCGGAATAGTCGAACTCACAGGCTTGCCCGATGACGATGGGGCCGGAACCGATCAGGAGAATGGAGCGAATGTCTGTCCGTCGTGGCACAATTGACCTCGAATCAAGAAGTTAGCCGGTCGGCAGAGGCGCCTCGGGCATGGGCCCCACCGGCGGCCGGTAGGGTTGGATTGGACCGGACGGCATGGCCGGGCCCTTTCCAGCAGGATGATAGTGTTTCATGGCATCGGGGATCCAGGCCTCAATCTGATTGATACGCGTGACATCGGAGGGGTGCGTCGAAAGAAATTCCGGAATCGACTGCTGAGACCGGAAACAGAGCTTATTGATCATGGCGCGCGGGCAACCGCTCATTCGTTCCCAGAACGACACCGCTTCGCGCGGATCGTACCCTGCTTCAGCCATCAGACGCAGCCCGATGTAATCCGCTTCCGATTCCTGGCGGCGGTCAAAAGGCAAGGACACCCCGACACCATAGGCGGTCATCGCCGCCATCGCGGCATCCGGTCGGCCCGACGCGATGCCGGCTCCCAATGCCGCCAGTTGTCCGATCTGTTCGAGAATGCCGCGGCTCATCCGTTCCGCTCCGTGGCGTTGCAAGGCATGCGCGACCTCGTGGCCCATGACGGTCGCGAGCCCGTCTTCCGTCTTCGTGACTTTCAGGATGCCGGTGAACACCGCCACCTTGCCGCCGGGCAATGCGAAGGCGTTGATCGTCCGATCGTCCTGAATGACCGCGAATTCCCATTGATACTCGGGCTTATTCGCGGCTTTGGCGATGCGGTCTCCCACGCGATGCACCATTTCGTTGAGCTCCGGATTCTCGCTCAAGGGCGCCTGCCGGAGGACTTCCCGAAAGGCCGAGAGGCCCATCGCCATTTCCTTTTCTTCGGACAAATAAATGAACTGGTCGCGTGCCGTCCCGGGCGCCCGTTGGCAGCCACCGAGCGATGGCAACAGGCCCGCCGCCGCTCCGAGCCCCATGATGACAGCCAAGCGCGAGGCAGCGCGCGCACCAAGCGCGAGGGCTACGCGTCGCCCGACCGGCGTCGTGAGCAGCGTGTCGATTGAATGTCGGTCTGACGGATACATCACGTCTCCTCCATTCAATCAGCCTCGCGTCGCGGATGCAACGTACCGGCTTAGGGCATCCACAAATACATAAACTGGGGCGATCCGCCGCGCACGACCGACAGCAGATCGATGTTCGCCAAATTTGCTAGGCTCGGGGCCGGCGAGGTCAGCCGCGAATAGACATTGTTTTGGTATTCGCCGGGCCGGCGATAGGTCACGACTTTGGCCTCGGTCAGGCCGGCTTTCTTTTTTACCAGTTCGATCGCATCGTCCAGGTAGCCGATCTCGTCGACGAGTCCCGCGGCTTTGGCCTGCTCCCCGGAATAGATACGGCCGTCGGCGAGTTTTTTGATGGTCTCGCTGTTCAGACCAGGACGACCAGCCTGTACCACCTGGAGAAATCGCTGATAGAAGCCGTCGATGACGCCCTGAAAAATCGCACGTTCTTCCGGAAGCATCGCCCGGAAGGGTGATCCCATGTCTTTGCGAGGACCTGATGTCACGGCGTTTGTTTCCACGCCCACCTTTTCCAGCAATCCCCTGGCATTCACGGTCAACATGATGACGCCAATGCTGCCCGTCACGGAAGATGGATGGGCGAAGACCGTGTCGGCTGCCGCGGCGATGTAGTAGCCGCCGGACGCGCCCACGTCCATGATGGAGGCGACGATCGGTATCTTCCGGCTGGTCTTGAAATGTTGCAACTCGTGATAAATGATGTCGGAGGCCGTGACCGTTCCCCCAGGGCTATTGATCCGCAGGACGATCGCTTTGACCCGTTCGTCTTTGGCGGCCCGCTCCAGCTCTTCCTTCACGGTGGCGAGCATCCCTGGCGACGAATAAAATCCGTCTTTGTTTTCCGAGCTGATCACGCCCGACACATCCATCAACAGCACTTTATCTTTCCCAGCTCCGCTGACCTTGTATTCTTCGAGCGCGCCGGGACCAGGCGGAAGGTTGATCGTCACGCAAGCCGCCTGCATCAGCGCCAGGGCCAGCACGATAAGTCCGGTAGAAAGCTGCCAACTACGCATGGTGTGTCTCCATCATCGCGGCAAATTGTTCGAACAGATAGGCGGAATCGTGAGGTCCCGGTGACGCTTCGGGATGGTATTGTACCGAAAACACCGGGCGATCCAGACACATCATGCCTTCAACCGACCCGTCGTTCAGGCTGGTATGTGTCAATTGCACGCGACCAAACGGCGTGTCCACGATTGGCAGCGCCTGTCCGGCCGTTGATGCGGCGGGGAACCGCACGGCGAAATTGTGGTTCTGGGACGTGATCTCCACCTGGCTCGTCCGTAGGTCGATCACCGGATGATTGGCGCCATGGTGCCCGAACTTTAGTTTGTAGGTCGAAAATCCCAGCGCCAGGCCGAGCAATTGGTGCCCCAGGCAAATCCCGAAAATCGGCAATCGGCCGATCAGATCACGGAGCGCCGTCATGGCATAGGGCACGCCTTCGGGGTCACCGGGACCGTTGGAGAGGAAAACGCCGTGAGGATTCAGCGCCAGCACATCTTTTGCCGCAGTCGAAGCCGGTACCACCGTGACCTCGCATCCGACATCGACCAGACGCCGCAGGATATTCTGTTTCACGCCGAAGTCATAGGCCACCACCCGCCAGCGGCGCCGTGGCGCTTGCGCGGCGTCTGGAGCAGGCAGGACGATCTTCGGCGCCCAGGTACCTGTGCCCTCCGACCAGGCATAGCGAGTGGCGCAGGTGACGGTCGCTGCGAGATCGCGCCCGATGATGCTCGGGGCCTGACGGGCTTTGTCCACCAACCGGCGGGGGTCCAGATCGATGTGTGAGATCACCCCCTGCTGCGCGCCCCGCTCCCGAAGGTGCCTGGTGAGTGCTCTGGTATCGATACCCTCGATTGCCACGACCTTCGCGGCCTGCAGATATTCCTGGAGGGTCGCTGTGCCGCGCCAGTTGCTCGCCAATCGGCTGGATTCCTTGACCACAAACCCTTCCGCCCAGATTCTCGTCGATTCGACATCTTCCGGCGTGACGCCGTAGTTGCCGATGTGCGGCGCGGTCATGGTCACGATCTGCCCGCGATACGACGGATCGGTCAGCACTTCCTGATAACCGGTCATGGCCGTGTTGAAGACGACTTCGCCTCCGGTCTCCCCTTCCGCACCTAAGGCGCGTCCTTCGAAGAGGGTTCCGTCAGCAAGCGCCAGAATCGCTTTTTTCACACTCACTCCTTACCGAGGAAGCCAGGATCGCACGCGTACGGTCAGCAGCGCGATACCGAGTCCCACATTCACGATATACAAAACCCGCACCGGCTTATGCAGCTGGAAGAACGCTTCAAAGGCTGCCTTTCTTGCCTCCTCTCCTTTGGAGGCAAATGCCTGGGCTTGCAGCGCTGCCGCTTGGGGATGCAGGACAAACGTGATCACCCCCGCCGTGAGCAGCATGGCGCCGAGCAGGAGCCATTCGGTGCGCGTAATTTCTTGCTCCGCCAGCCCTTGCTGGAACAGCCAGGCGCGCCAGACAATGCCCGTGACCAGGATCACCGCCGCACCGAGTACTAACCGGTTGTACCCGTCGAACGCGCGCGTCAAAAAGAACCCGCCCGTATCCTGCCCGCCGAAGGTGTTGAACACCGCGGGGATCACCGCGGCCACAAGCACCAGAAGGCCGCCGATCCATACCGCTAGGGCCAGCAACTCACAGGTGACACAGGCGATCAATCCTTGGCGCACCGTCGTTCGTCCCTACGCCTGCTGCCCGGGACGATCCAACTCGTAGACGACCCGGCCCGACACGATCGTGGTCGTCACCCGCCCCTTGACCTTCCAGCCCGCGAAGGGCGTGTTGCGACTCTTGGAGTGAAATCGCGAGGGATCGACTTCCCACTCACGGTTCGGATCGACAATGGCCACATCGGCCGGTGCGCCGACCGCCAGCGTCCCGGCGTTGAGGCTGAACGCTTTTGCGGGCGCCGTGGCGAGTTTATCGATTGCCGATTCGAGTGTGAGGACGCCTTCTTCGACCAGTGCTAATGTCAGCGGCAAGGCTGTTTCGAGACCGACGATGCCGAACGGCGCTTCAGTAAACTCCTGCTGTTTCTCCTGCGTCGCATGGGGCGCATGGTCGGTCGCGATCACGTCGATCGTGCCGTCGCGCAGCCCGTCCTTGATCGCCTGCACATCGAGATTCGTGCGCAGCGGCGGATTCATTTTGGCGTGGGTATTGTACCCGCGCGTGGTTTCCTCGGTGAGGGTGAAATGATGGGGGCAGGCTTCCGCCGTGACCTTGAGTCCTCGCGCCTTGGCTTCGCGCACCATACGGACCGAGCCTGCTGTGCTGATGTGAGCCAGATGCAGCCGCGCGCCCGTCAGTTCGGCGAGCGAGACGTTCCGTGCGACCATCACATCTTCCGCCGCCGAGGGAATGCCGGGCAGTCCGAGTTCAGTCGAGATGACCCCTTCGTTCATGCAGCCGCCTTCCGACAGATGCAGATCTTCACAATGGTCGACGACGGGCACGTCGAAGGCGCGGGCATATTCCATCGCTCGTCGCATGACGAGACTGTTCATCACCGGTTTGCCGTCGT
This window encodes:
- a CDS encoding efflux RND transporter periplasmic adaptor subunit gives rise to the protein MTRPLRHLPTLLAGLALAACTQPDAPAPSVKPVTPPAAAHRQLDLETMLVDASSSLPALTLPARVTYSEDGYSKISSPLQGPVLDVRVKLGQAVKAGDVLMVIDAADIARAYAAYVAEISELGLAERNFELTKDLYDAQAMSRKDLEHAENDLNRERAEFKQAKERLLSLRVPAAELSKPLAQQQITSRFELRSPLTGTVVERAVTPGQIVGAGTDTPLFTVANLDRLQVVADVYEHDLSGIRVGAVTVMTVEAYPGIEFPAKIAVIGDVVDPATRTIKIRATVPNKDRRLKPEMFARLILAGNTIRPKIVIPKQAVLERSGKQWIVVQNENGRLEDRAITIDSIADNQVIIREGVTTGERILLSPSSLSHLAEGDSPMEGA
- a CDS encoding SAM-dependent chlorinase/fluorinase, with the protein product MPVTIPLITLLTDFGDRDYFVASMKGVILNINPQAQIVDVTHHVTPHDVADAAYLLKSCYRYFPEGTIHVAVVDPGVGTTRRPLLVSSSRYRFLGPDNGILTHVCQEESSVEVRHIENRQYRLDSDGATFDGRDLFAPAAAWLSKGQPLGSFGRLVPNYERLPLSDPGWDKHVMAGEITYIDRFGNIISNLTAYHIREVRGASKRSEPLIRIGGMTIDGLVRTYAEGSPDSPQALINSNGYVEVFLKEGRASDRLNVSRGTRIELC
- the greA gene encoding transcription elongation factor GreA; protein product: MPTPITRKGYEALKAELDRLHKVERPRVIEAIAEARAHGDLSENAEYDAAKERQGFIEARLAELKGKLADCRIIDIAGRTSETVVFGATVVLIEQEAQAKKQYTLVGQDEADLKFSKISVQSPVGRALIGKRVGDMVEVTTPAKVVEYEVMEIRFEEI
- the carB gene encoding carbamoyl-phosphate synthase large subunit, translating into MPRRTDIRSILLIGSGPIVIGQACEFDYSGTQACKALKEEGYRVILINSNPATIMTDPDFADRTYIEPITLDAVEKVIECERPDALLPTMGGQTALNTAIGLAKRGVLEKFGVKLIGASIEAIHKAEDRDAFRQAMWKIGLRVPDSGVATSLAEAERELERIRFPAIVRPSFTMGGTGGNIAYNIEEFRTQVEWGLSMSPVRQVLIEQSVIGWKEFELEVMRDLKDNVVIICPIENLDPMGVHTGDSITVAPALTLTDKEYQLMRDAAVRIIREIGVDTGGSNIQFGMNPANGEMVVIEMNPRVSRSSALASKATGFPIAKIAAKLAVGYTLDEITNDITGVTKASFEPTIDYVVVKIPRFAFQKFPGADPTLTTQMKSVGEVMAIGRTFKESLQKAIRSMEVDQFGFSSKMGLDLGVPPSLDREEAAEQVRKAVRTPLPDRLWRLADGMRLGMPNQELFALTKIDPWFLDQIREIIEFEQKLVAERANLGAAGLRRELLLAAKQLGFADERLAQLLGVSQNTVRGWRAALGKGASPRSVTYKRVDTCAAEFEAHTPYLYSTYEQECEARPTHKKKVVILGGGPNRIGQGIEFDYCCVHAAMALREEQIETIMVNCNPETVSTDYDTSDRLYFEPLTEEDVLNIVEREQPMGVVLQFGGQTPLKLALSLSRAGVNILGTSPDAIDRAEDRARFRELLDKLGLRQAESGMAHSVDEALKIAAAITYPVMVRPSYVLGGRSMQIVYDEAGLLQYMNSAVKASAQHPVLIDKYLRDAIEVDADAISDGKTVVVAGIMEHIEEAGVHSGDSACSLPPYTLDSATIEEIRRQMTALALELGVIGLMNAQFAVKDQTIYVLEVNPRGSRTVPFVSKAIGVPLAKLAMKVMVGKSLQQLNFTTAPTPAHLSVKEAVFPFTKFAGVDVLLGPEMKSTGEVMGIDSDFGWAFVKSQAGAGAILPTSGTAFLSVKSEDRAGACDVAQRLVALGFRITATSGTAAYLTEQGMQVDVVNKVQEGRPHIVDHIKNGEVALVVNTVRTASAQTDSLSIRREALHKGVPYYTTMRGALAAVMGIEALLKKGLAIRALQEYHRIN
- a CDS encoding M48 family metallopeptidase, which translates into the protein MYPSDRHSIDTLLTTPVGRRVALALGARAASRLAVIMGLGAAAGLLPSLGGCQRAPGTARDQFIYLSEEKEMAMGLSAFREVLRQAPLSENPELNEMVHRVGDRIAKAANKPEYQWEFAVIQDDRTINAFALPGGKVAVFTGILKVTKTEDGLATVMGHEVAHALQRHGAERMSRGILEQIGQLAALGAGIASGRPDAAMAAMTAYGVGVSLPFDRRQESEADYIGLRLMAEAGYDPREAVSFWERMSGCPRAMINKLCFRSQQSIPEFLSTHPSDVTRINQIEAWIPDAMKHYHPAGKGPAMPSGPIQPYRPPVGPMPEAPLPTG
- the carA gene encoding glutamine-hydrolyzing carbamoyl-phosphate synthase small subunit, encoding MKKAILALADGTLFEGRALGAEGETGGEVVFNTAMTGYQEVLTDPSYRGQIVTMTAPHIGNYGVTPEDVESTRIWAEGFVVKESSRLASNWRGTATLQEYLQAAKVVAIEGIDTRALTRHLRERGAQQGVISHIDLDPRRLVDKARQAPSIIGRDLAATVTCATRYAWSEGTGTWAPKIVLPAPDAAQAPRRRWRVVAYDFGVKQNILRRLVDVGCEVTVVPASTAAKDVLALNPHGVFLSNGPGDPEGVPYAMTALRDLIGRLPIFGICLGHQLLGLALGFSTYKLKFGHHGANHPVIDLRTSQVEITSQNHNFAVRFPAASTAGQALPIVDTPFGRVQLTHTSLNDGSVEGMMCLDRPVFSVQYHPEASPGPHDSAYLFEQFAAMMETHHA
- a CDS encoding DUF4149 domain-containing protein, encoding MRQGLIACVTCELLALAVWIGGLLVLVAAVIPAVFNTFGGQDTGGFFLTRAFDGYNRLVLGAAVILVTGIVWRAWLFQQGLAEQEITRTEWLLLGAMLLTAGVITFVLHPQAAALQAQAFASKGEEARKAAFEAFFQLHKPVRVLYIVNVGLGIALLTVRVRSWLPR